A stretch of Bacillus spongiae DNA encodes these proteins:
- a CDS encoding Cof-type HAD-IIB family hydrolase, with protein MTEKHLIVLDLDGTLLTDDKKISTKTKNVLHTLMKQGHEVMIATGRPYRASETYYNELGLTSPIVNFNGAFVHHPLDNSWGMFHEPMDLDVALEIVEACKEFSFHNIIAEIMDEVYFHYHDERLIDIFSFGNPTIATGDLKKILTDHPTSLLIHAEESIVPMIRKHLSKVHAEVIDHRRWAAPWHVIEIVKKGLNKAIGIEIVAKRLGIPRENIIAFGDEDNDIEMIEYAGTGVAMGNAIPPLKDLANEVTLSNEEDGIGVYLEKRFLLN; from the coding sequence ATGACAGAAAAACACTTAATTGTCCTCGATTTAGACGGAACATTACTTACTGATGATAAAAAAATATCTACCAAGACGAAGAATGTTTTACATACATTAATGAAACAAGGTCACGAAGTCATGATTGCGACAGGGAGACCATATCGTGCTAGTGAAACGTATTATAATGAATTGGGTTTAACTTCACCCATTGTTAATTTCAACGGTGCATTTGTTCACCACCCGTTAGATAATAGCTGGGGAATGTTTCATGAACCGATGGACCTTGACGTAGCATTAGAAATTGTGGAAGCTTGCAAGGAATTCTCTTTTCATAACATTATTGCTGAGATAATGGACGAAGTGTATTTTCATTATCATGATGAACGTCTAATTGACATTTTTAGCTTTGGTAATCCTACGATTGCAACGGGAGATTTAAAAAAGATATTAACGGACCATCCCACCTCCCTCCTCATACACGCAGAAGAGAGCATTGTACCGATGATACGTAAACATTTAAGTAAGGTTCATGCTGAAGTTATTGACCATCGACGCTGGGCAGCTCCTTGGCATGTCATTGAAATTGTCAAAAAAGGATTAAACAAAGCAATAGGAATTGAAATTGTAGCCAAAAGGCTTGGCATACCTCGAGAAAACATCATTGCTTTTGGAGATGAAGACAATGATATAGAAATGATTGAATATGCTGGAACAGGGGTTGCGATGGGAAATGCAATTCCCCCATTAAAAGACTTGGCTAATGAAGTAACTTTATCTAATGAAGAAGATGGAATCGGTGTTTATTTGGAAAAACGTTTTTTACTCAATTAA
- a CDS encoding metal-sulfur cluster assembly factor: MDQEMKDSMMGALEQVVDPELGIDIVNLGLVYDVSLDESGQAKVTMTLTSMGCPLAGTIVDQVKVALSELPEVKESEVDIVWSPPWSRDMMSRYAKIALGIR, translated from the coding sequence ATGGATCAAGAAATGAAAGATAGTATGATGGGTGCATTAGAACAAGTGGTGGATCCTGAATTAGGTATAGATATAGTGAACTTAGGGTTAGTTTATGATGTTTCACTTGACGAATCAGGACAAGCGAAAGTGACGATGACATTAACATCAATGGGATGTCCACTTGCAGGTACGATTGTAGATCAAGTAAAAGTAGCACTAAGTGAATTACCTGAGGTAAAAGAATCGGAAGTAGATATCGTTTGGAGTCCACCTTGGAGTCGTGATATGATGTCACGTTACGCGAAAATCGCTTTAGGTATACGATAA
- a CDS encoding DegV family protein, which translates to MTIKLLADSGSDLPLHFFEKEFTELIPLRVHIDDTEYEDLITINPQKVYEAIRNGKRPITSQASPAMLEKLFTTIAEKKESGIYIAFSSELSGTYQTAVMVKEQVKENYPHLDLTIVDSKCASLGYGLVVKEAAELIAKGASKNEILSIINDRVSHMEHLFTVEDLDYMAKGGRVSKASAFVGGLLNIKPLLHVEDGKLVPIEKLRGRKKLLHRLLTLMGERGDTLENQVVGISHGDDLELAMEMKQLIQEKFGTKDFYINLIGSAVGAHAGPGTLAIFFLNKR; encoded by the coding sequence ATGACAATCAAATTATTAGCCGACAGTGGCTCTGACTTACCGTTACATTTTTTTGAAAAAGAATTCACCGAGTTAATACCACTTCGTGTACATATTGATGATACAGAATATGAAGATCTCATTACGATTAACCCACAGAAGGTTTATGAAGCCATTCGAAATGGAAAAAGGCCCATAACCTCTCAAGCATCTCCAGCTATGCTAGAAAAACTGTTCACTACAATTGCCGAGAAAAAGGAAAGCGGTATTTATATAGCCTTTTCATCAGAATTATCTGGAACTTACCAAACAGCTGTAATGGTAAAGGAACAAGTAAAAGAAAACTACCCACACCTTGACTTAACCATTGTCGATTCAAAATGCGCATCACTAGGATATGGATTAGTTGTCAAAGAAGCAGCAGAGTTGATCGCAAAAGGGGCATCAAAGAACGAAATCCTTTCCATAATAAATGACCGAGTTAGTCATATGGAACACTTATTTACTGTAGAAGACTTAGATTATATGGCAAAAGGAGGTCGTGTTAGTAAAGCCTCCGCTTTTGTTGGAGGTCTACTTAATATCAAGCCCTTGCTTCACGTAGAAGATGGGAAGCTTGTCCCTATTGAGAAGCTACGCGGGAGAAAGAAATTACTCCATCGACTTTTAACACTAATGGGAGAACGTGGCGATACGCTTGAAAATCAGGTTGTTGGTATTAGCCACGGAGATGATCTTGAACTAGCTATGGAGATGAAACAACTCATTCAAGAAAAATTTGGCACGAAGGATTTTTATATCAATTTGATTGGAAGTGCTGTTGGTGCACACGCCGGCCCTGGAACACTCGCTATTTTTTTCTTAAATAAACGCTAA
- a CDS encoding DUF3813 domain-containing protein — protein sequence MTNPLFVQARDFVQQAVQACESGNAEEKQAYIAKAKNALSSAFANSNVHEQAQLRQMQTELQQLQ from the coding sequence ATGACAAACCCATTGTTTGTACAAGCACGTGACTTTGTCCAACAAGCTGTACAAGCGTGTGAATCAGGCAATGCTGAGGAAAAACAAGCTTATATCGCAAAGGCTAAAAATGCTCTATCAAGTGCTTTTGCAAATAGCAATGTGCATGAACAGGCACAACTACGTCAAATGCAGACAGAACTTCAACAGCTTCAATAA
- a CDS encoding BsuPI-related putative proteinase inhibitor has product MKNKWLCFFFCISFILVNSINVRAVSGQKVVWKVEPTVVGDEVKINLSLHNNSSREVLFQFATNKMYDYVILHDGKREVYRYSLNKKFSKSDHTLKIMPGQTKVWTSIWKNETPVHSGLYKIKARFLPTKTDPNIVFEKIADNQFILSNGNEVFRNIKIKQLEKGKYRVKGEARTREGSFYYSVDDGHHELMGETLVKVNKKEPNWSKFSFNLTVKNLKHTNKHILTLYERNQNDGTFLHQYSILLKKDQ; this is encoded by the coding sequence TTGAAGAATAAATGGCTCTGTTTCTTTTTTTGTATAAGCTTCATTTTGGTTAACAGTATAAATGTCAGGGCAGTTAGTGGTCAAAAAGTGGTGTGGAAAGTCGAGCCGACTGTAGTGGGAGATGAAGTCAAAATTAACCTTTCCTTGCATAACAATAGTAGTCGTGAAGTATTGTTTCAATTTGCAACAAACAAAATGTATGATTATGTGATCTTGCATGATGGAAAGCGTGAGGTATATCGATATAGTTTAAATAAGAAGTTTTCTAAGTCGGATCATACATTAAAAATTATGCCAGGTCAAACAAAAGTATGGACAAGCATTTGGAAGAATGAAACACCGGTACATTCAGGCTTGTACAAAATTAAAGCTCGGTTTCTTCCTACGAAAACAGATCCGAACATTGTGTTTGAAAAAATAGCTGATAATCAGTTTATTTTAAGCAATGGCAATGAAGTTTTTCGAAATATTAAAATTAAACAGTTGGAAAAAGGAAAGTATAGAGTAAAAGGTGAAGCAAGGACGAGAGAAGGGAGTTTTTATTACTCCGTAGACGATGGTCACCATGAATTGATGGGTGAAACGTTAGTTAAAGTTAATAAAAAGGAGCCTAATTGGTCAAAATTCTCCTTTAATTTGACAGTTAAAAATTTAAAACATACGAACAAACATATATTAACGTTATATGAACGAAATCAAAACGATGGAACTTTTCTTCATCAATATTCCATCTTGTTAAAAAAGGATCAATAA
- a CDS encoding SDR family oxidoreductase yields the protein MANNQSQHQTFPPQHQNHQPGTEKEMNPQPKYVDPNYKGSGKLQNKVALISGGDSGIGKSVAIYFAKEGADVAIVYLEEHEDAHETKILVEKEGRKCVLLSGDIGSETFCKDVINKTINELGQLNILVNNAAEQHPQNSLLDITSEQLERTFRTNIFSMFYLSKAALPHLTQGSTIINSASITAYKGHKTLIDYASTKGAIVSYTRSLSESLASQGIRVNGVAPGPIWTPLIPSTFTAEEVRTFGSNTPMGRAGQPYELAPAFVYLASEDSSYVSGQMIHVNGGAFLNT from the coding sequence TTGGCTAATAATCAAAGCCAGCACCAAACCTTTCCTCCACAACATCAAAACCATCAGCCTGGAACGGAAAAAGAAATGAATCCACAACCAAAGTATGTTGACCCAAATTATAAAGGCAGTGGAAAATTACAAAATAAAGTTGCGCTGATATCAGGTGGTGATAGCGGTATTGGAAAATCTGTTGCTATTTATTTTGCAAAAGAAGGCGCAGATGTGGCCATCGTCTATTTAGAAGAACACGAAGATGCTCATGAAACAAAAATACTTGTAGAGAAAGAAGGACGGAAATGTGTCCTTCTTAGCGGAGATATTGGGAGCGAAACATTTTGTAAAGATGTCATTAATAAAACGATTAATGAATTAGGGCAGCTTAATATATTAGTGAATAATGCCGCAGAACAGCATCCTCAAAATAGTCTATTAGATATCACAAGTGAGCAGCTTGAACGTACATTTCGAACGAATATTTTTTCCATGTTTTATTTATCTAAAGCCGCTCTTCCCCATCTAACGCAAGGTTCTACAATAATCAATTCAGCATCCATCACCGCTTACAAAGGACATAAAACATTGATTGATTATGCTTCAACGAAAGGGGCCATTGTTAGCTACACTCGTTCACTTTCTGAATCTTTAGCTAGTCAAGGAATACGCGTTAATGGAGTTGCTCCAGGTCCAATATGGACGCCACTAATCCCTTCTACTTTTACTGCTGAGGAGGTAAGAACCTTTGGTTCAAACACGCCAATGGGACGCGCAGGTCAACCGTATGAATTAGCTCCAGCTTTTGTGTATCTTGCTAGTGAAGATTCGAGTTATGTAAGCGGACAAATGATACACGTAAATGGCGGTGCCTTTTTAAATACATGA
- a CDS encoding Crp/Fnr family transcriptional regulator: MQTPMKISAELKQLFEATNNKKILDKGTYLYQEGMVASELYYILKGKVQISKVIPDGKELSIKIAAPGDVIGDLSLFCSSSSYMLNAKCIENVEVLAINKVIFEDKLSSTPHLTLEWLKYVQLQNQKNQTKFRDLILHGKKGALYSTLIRLSNSYGTLTPKGIVIELSLTNQELANFCGTSREVVNRMLNDLKRDKVISFEKGIITIHQLSHLKNEIDCEDCPIEICRID, translated from the coding sequence ATGCAAACGCCTATGAAAATTTCTGCAGAATTAAAGCAATTATTTGAAGCTACAAATAATAAAAAGATACTCGATAAAGGAACCTACCTTTATCAAGAGGGAATGGTTGCATCTGAGTTATATTATATTCTTAAAGGTAAAGTCCAAATAAGCAAAGTCATTCCTGATGGCAAAGAGTTGTCAATTAAAATTGCAGCTCCTGGTGATGTAATTGGAGATTTATCGCTATTTTGTTCTTCCTCTTCTTATATGCTGAATGCAAAATGTATTGAGAATGTAGAAGTCCTGGCCATAAATAAAGTAATTTTTGAAGATAAATTGAGCTCCACACCTCATCTAACTTTGGAATGGCTAAAATATGTGCAACTACAAAACCAAAAAAATCAAACGAAATTTCGGGACCTAATATTACATGGTAAAAAAGGGGCCCTTTATTCTACATTAATACGACTTTCCAATAGCTACGGTACCTTAACTCCAAAAGGTATTGTCATTGAACTTTCGTTAACTAATCAAGAATTGGCTAATTTCTGTGGTACTTCAAGGGAAGTAGTAAATCGGATGCTCAATGATTTAAAAAGAGACAAGGTTATATCCTTTGAAAAAGGAATCATAACCATTCACCAGCTGTCTCATTTAAAAAATGAAATTGACTGTGAAGATTGCCCCATTGAGATATGTCGAATCGATTAA
- a CDS encoding undecaprenyl-diphosphate phosphatase, with the protein MITDNLGELLKYLLLGIFQGFTEPIPISSSGHLQIAKEYFSIEYNGLTFDILVNTASLLAVLIIYREDLLRLIKNGVSYLSTRDNAAKADFNFIIYLIIGTIPAGVIGVVFGDFIEGQLANNIKVVAIALLVTGIALWLIRNLKGKKSDGELSMKDAIIVGLAQAVALIPGISRSGATIVAAMGRGMKQETALRYSFLLYIPISLGVTLKSIGDLVADESILSLAIPYSLAFFGSLIASYFSLKWFMNIMAKGNLKYFAIYCFIVGTLVLTLT; encoded by the coding sequence TTTTTCAAGGATTTACAGAACCCATTCCCATTTCATCTAGTGGGCATCTTCAAATCGCAAAGGAATATTTCAGCATTGAGTATAATGGGTTAACCTTCGATATTCTCGTTAATACAGCATCCCTTCTCGCTGTTTTAATTATATATCGTGAAGATTTACTTCGCCTCATCAAAAACGGTGTCAGCTATCTCTCAACCCGAGACAATGCTGCAAAGGCTGATTTTAACTTTATTATTTACTTAATCATTGGAACCATTCCTGCCGGAGTAATTGGAGTTGTTTTTGGTGATTTTATCGAAGGGCAACTTGCAAACAATATTAAAGTTGTAGCCATTGCCTTACTTGTCACTGGGATTGCTCTATGGTTGATTCGCAATTTGAAAGGAAAAAAAAGCGACGGAGAATTATCAATGAAGGATGCTATCATTGTCGGATTAGCCCAAGCCGTTGCGTTAATACCTGGAATAAGCCGTTCAGGAGCAACGATTGTTGCAGCAATGGGACGAGGAATGAAGCAAGAAACGGCACTTCGTTATTCATTCCTATTGTACATCCCTATTAGTTTAGGGGTAACGTTGAAATCCATCGGTGATTTAGTAGCGGACGAATCCATCTTGAGCTTAGCGATTCCCTATTCTCTAGCCTTTTTCGGTTCACTCATCGCCTCCTACTTTTCCTTGAAATGGTTTATGAATATCATGGCGAAAGGGAACTTAAAATACTTTGCTATTTATTGTTTCATTGTAGGAACACTCGTACTAACTTTAACTTAA
- a CDS encoding S9 family peptidase — MIMFPKPDPESFFLTVRIGDFAVSHDEDQLIYSTNLNGKFNIWGMDLPNHSPYQMTSINQYCHHLSFEKEGRFILTSFDQDGDENSQIYALSRNGGALVPLCSEKSARHLAPILSNDGERVYYTSNKKNKSYLSSFVYHISTKEDQLLLDGEHTTTYLTAVSPDESHFVYLKQFSSTNINFFLHSNDEKFTILPKTEQEYTVGDVIFTSNQTMYFTTNFDADVSYLMKYNLKRKQYSKIAHIEGYEMKHLQWEEKSNRLYVYGSSGVRSRVFQLDLDEEEINEVVIPVTSITKFLVGNRGNCYILGSTDTRPDNIYMLPKEGTEWKEITNHQVIGASRKIFVESEVVHYPSFDGLMIEGLYYRSKSEVENGYTIVWPHGGPQFHEQQQFKSFIQLATSKGYNFFQPNFRGSTGYGLSFSKMVEKDWGYGPRLDIVHGIEWLAASGRSDLNKIFLLGASYGGYMSLLLHGRHPEYFQAIVDICGPSNLFSFINSVPDFWKPFLESMIGHPEKDKEKLIEDSPITYLKSMKKPMLIIQGANDPSVVKEESDQIVERLWEYGREVEYIILEDEGHGINKKANEIKVFKRIFDFFQENQK; from the coding sequence ATGATAATGTTTCCTAAGCCTGATCCAGAATCATTTTTTTTAACGGTTAGAATTGGTGATTTTGCTGTAAGCCACGATGAAGATCAACTAATCTATTCAACTAACTTAAATGGAAAATTCAACATTTGGGGAATGGATTTACCTAATCACTCTCCCTATCAAATGACAAGTATTAATCAATATTGTCATCACCTATCTTTTGAAAAAGAAGGAAGGTTTATATTAACAAGTTTTGATCAAGACGGTGATGAAAATAGTCAAATTTATGCTTTATCCAGAAATGGGGGGGCGTTAGTACCACTTTGTAGTGAGAAAAGCGCACGCCATTTAGCACCAATTTTATCAAATGATGGAGAAAGAGTTTACTATACTTCAAATAAGAAAAATAAATCTTACTTATCAAGTTTTGTTTATCATATTTCTACGAAAGAAGATCAATTATTGCTAGATGGAGAGCATACTACGACTTATTTAACAGCAGTAAGTCCAGATGAATCTCATTTTGTTTATTTAAAACAGTTTTCAAGTACAAATATTAATTTTTTTCTCCATTCCAATGATGAAAAATTCACAATCCTACCAAAAACAGAGCAGGAATATACAGTTGGAGATGTGATATTTACTAGCAATCAGACAATGTATTTTACAACTAATTTTGATGCGGATGTATCATACTTGATGAAATACAATCTGAAGCGAAAGCAATATTCTAAAATCGCCCATATAGAAGGCTATGAAATGAAGCATCTGCAATGGGAAGAAAAGTCTAATCGCTTGTATGTTTATGGTTCAAGTGGAGTCAGAAGTCGTGTCTTCCAGTTAGATCTCGATGAGGAAGAGATAAATGAAGTCGTTATTCCAGTCACTTCTATTACTAAGTTTTTAGTAGGAAATAGAGGTAATTGTTATATTTTAGGAAGTACAGACACTCGTCCAGATAATATATATATGCTCCCAAAAGAAGGAACTGAATGGAAAGAGATTACGAATCATCAAGTGATAGGAGCATCAAGAAAAATTTTTGTTGAATCTGAGGTCGTACATTATCCATCTTTTGATGGTTTAATGATTGAAGGGTTGTATTATCGTTCGAAAAGTGAGGTTGAGAATGGTTATACGATAGTTTGGCCTCATGGTGGTCCGCAATTTCATGAGCAACAGCAGTTTAAATCATTTATTCAATTGGCCACCTCAAAAGGATACAATTTTTTTCAGCCTAACTTTCGAGGGTCAACAGGGTATGGTCTCTCCTTTTCGAAAATGGTCGAAAAGGATTGGGGGTACGGCCCCCGTTTGGATATCGTACACGGAATTGAATGGTTAGCTGCATCGGGGAGATCCGATTTAAATAAAATATTTTTATTAGGTGCAAGTTACGGAGGGTATATGTCTTTATTGTTACACGGACGTCATCCTGAATATTTTCAAGCAATTGTGGATATATGCGGACCGAGCAATTTATTTTCATTTATCAATAGTGTTCCAGACTTTTGGAAACCTTTCTTGGAATCAATGATTGGGCACCCTGAAAAAGACAAAGAAAAGTTGATTGAAGATTCACCCATTACTTATTTAAAGTCGATGAAAAAGCCTATGTTAATTATACAAGGTGCAAACGATCCAAGTGTTGTGAAAGAAGAGTCAGATCAAATTGTGGAAAGATTGTGGGAGTATGGGAGAGAAGTTGAATACATCATTCTAGAAGATGAAGGCCATGGTATCAATAAAAAAGCGAATGAAATCAAAGTATTTAAGAGAATCTTTGATTTTTTTCAAGAGAATCAGAAATGA
- a CDS encoding alpha-amylase family glycosyl hydrolase, which produces MKRIYCILLIPFLLFYALPTGAAEKEERKWQDETMYYVMVDRFLNGDNTNDYEVNIKDLNAYQGGDFKGVLSQLDYIKDMGFTSIGISPVFDNDEGGYHGYWVTDFYNTEEHFGTLDDFKQLVEEAHKRDLKVVLDFVVNSVGPNHSWFSAPEKSDWIRGEELVANEKDNLNNLNTENPEVQAYILDAAKWWIEQTDIDGYRLDAIQQVTPAFWEEFSREVKSVKDNFYLLGEIDNTDPSSIGKYTDMGIDGFLDYPQSEELRNVFKTYDISTDELPNFWEVNQENYRDPYVMGTFIDNKDMSRFTMFAADENQFPPTRWKQAFTYMYTVPGIPISYYGSEIALNGGESPENRKIMNFKTEKELIDHISLLGELRQKLPALTRGSIETISSNEGMLVYKRQYQDETIIVAINDSSETKSVKVDANLFEEGKELRGLLAGDIVKNDKGEFDIVLDRETSEIYAVADERGLNMGLILSLVTVYVLFILFIYFVRKKSKENKQRDKE; this is translated from the coding sequence ATGAAAAGAATATATTGCATTCTTTTAATCCCGTTTCTTCTTTTTTATGCTCTCCCAACTGGAGCAGCTGAAAAAGAAGAACGAAAATGGCAAGATGAAACAATGTATTATGTTATGGTAGATCGCTTTTTAAACGGAGACAATACGAACGATTATGAAGTAAACATTAAAGATTTGAACGCATACCAAGGCGGAGATTTTAAAGGTGTTTTGAGTCAACTTGACTATATAAAAGACATGGGGTTTACTTCAATTGGCATTTCACCTGTTTTTGACAATGATGAGGGTGGATATCACGGTTACTGGGTGACAGACTTTTATAATACAGAAGAACATTTTGGAACATTAGATGACTTTAAACAATTAGTCGAGGAAGCCCATAAAAGAGATTTAAAGGTTGTTTTAGATTTTGTTGTTAATAGTGTTGGTCCAAATCATTCATGGTTTTCTGCCCCTGAAAAGAGCGATTGGATTCGTGGTGAAGAGTTGGTCGCTAACGAAAAAGATAATCTAAATAACTTAAATACTGAAAATCCAGAAGTGCAAGCGTATATATTGGATGCTGCGAAATGGTGGATTGAACAAACGGATATTGATGGATATCGCCTGGACGCAATACAGCAGGTCACTCCGGCTTTTTGGGAAGAGTTTTCGCGAGAAGTAAAGTCAGTTAAAGATAATTTTTATTTACTAGGAGAGATTGACAATACTGACCCTAGTAGTATTGGAAAATATACCGATATGGGAATCGATGGTTTTCTTGATTATCCTCAAAGCGAAGAACTTCGAAATGTATTTAAAACATACGATATTTCTACGGATGAATTACCTAATTTTTGGGAAGTGAATCAGGAAAATTATCGTGATCCATACGTAATGGGGACGTTTATTGATAATAAAGATATGTCTCGGTTTACAATGTTTGCAGCAGATGAAAATCAATTTCCACCAACTCGATGGAAACAGGCGTTTACTTATATGTACACCGTCCCTGGGATTCCTATCAGCTATTATGGGTCTGAAATAGCCCTTAATGGTGGAGAATCACCTGAAAATCGTAAAATAATGAATTTTAAAACCGAAAAAGAACTTATCGATCATATTTCCCTATTAGGAGAGTTACGACAGAAACTTCCAGCACTTACTAGAGGAAGTATTGAAACCATTTCTAGTAATGAGGGTATGCTTGTTTATAAGCGTCAATACCAAGATGAAACGATTATTGTTGCAATCAATGATAGTAGTGAAACGAAATCGGTAAAAGTTGATGCCAATCTCTTTGAAGAAGGCAAAGAGTTACGAGGGTTACTTGCTGGTGATATCGTAAAAAATGATAAAGGTGAATTTGACATCGTTTTAGATAGAGAAACGTCTGAAATTTATGCTGTTGCCGATGAAAGAGGATTAAATATGGGTTTAATTTTGTCCTTAGTAACGGTATATGTTTTATTTATACTTTTTATTTACTTTGTCCGCAAGAAAAGTAAAGAAAATAAACAGCGGGATAAGGAATAA
- a CDS encoding DUF3941 domain-containing protein, with protein sequence MPHTSDNDKKAQDKQAFRHEQNMQKDKNQKAGKRQYSKKTDHL encoded by the coding sequence ATGCCTCATACTTCAGACAACGATAAAAAAGCTCAAGATAAACAAGCTTTTAGACATGAACAGAACATGCAAAAAGATAAAAATCAAAAAGCAGGGAAACGACAGTATTCTAAAAAAACGGATCACCTCTAA